The following proteins are encoded in a genomic region of Galbibacter sp. BG1:
- a CDS encoding alpha/beta fold hydrolase has product MQLLKSKILGSGEPLLILHGFLGMSDNWKTLGNKYADEGFEVHLLDLRNHGKSFHSNEFSYELMVEDVLTYISEKKLGKANLIGHSMGGKVAMLLAVTNPSSVERLLIADIAPKYYPPHHQTIINGLQALDFSSISSRSDADEELSKYISDWGTRQFLLKNLYWKDKETLAFRFNLPVLSEAQDEIGEALPSQKTFPGKTLFLRGSKSEYISPNDTEIIKTHFPQATVETIDNAGHWLHAENPEQFFEKSSSFLKQ; this is encoded by the coding sequence ATGCAATTACTAAAATCAAAAATACTCGGCAGTGGAGAACCTTTACTTATTTTACATGGTTTTTTAGGGATGTCAGACAATTGGAAAACCCTTGGCAACAAATATGCAGATGAAGGTTTTGAAGTTCACTTGCTCGACCTACGAAATCACGGTAAAAGTTTTCATTCCAATGAGTTTTCCTACGAATTGATGGTAGAAGACGTGCTTACATACATTTCAGAAAAAAAACTAGGCAAAGCAAACCTAATCGGGCATTCCATGGGCGGAAAAGTGGCGATGCTTTTAGCTGTTACCAATCCTTCATCCGTTGAAAGATTATTAATTGCCGATATTGCACCCAAATATTACCCTCCACATCACCAAACCATCATTAACGGTCTGCAGGCCTTGGATTTTAGTAGCATTTCATCCCGCAGCGATGCCGACGAAGAATTATCCAAATATATCTCCGACTGGGGGACACGGCAGTTTTTACTTAAAAACCTTTATTGGAAAGATAAGGAAACCCTCGCTTTTAGATTTAACCTTCCGGTATTGAGCGAAGCCCAAGACGAGATTGGCGAAGCTCTTCCATCTCAAAAAACGTTCCCCGGAAAAACACTTTTTCTAAGAGGCTCAAAATCAGAATACATCTCGCCAAACGACACTGAAATTATAAAAACACATTTTCCACAGGCCACCGTAGAAACCATTGATAACGCAGGCCACTGGCTTCATGCTGAAAATCCCGAGCAATTTTTTGAGAAATCAAGTAGCTTCCTAAAGCAATAA
- a CDS encoding NAD kinase — translation MKVGVYGQYYKEDSEEYILKLLEVLKRNDAEVHIEAGYLDQIREPLEVKEEYETFAVFEDLDNSFDIFFSVGGDGTMLRTVLFVRDLDIPILGINVGRLGFLATVQKDNLEKSVEEVLVNGFKVKERALLQITNTTVENQTEVNFALNEIAVSRKNTTSMITIATWLDGEYLTSYWADGLIVATPTGSTGYSLSCNGPVIAPSTDAFVLTPIAPHNLNARPLVIPDKTKIKLKVSGREDSFLVSLDSRIATLKNETDIFIERAPFNIKLVDLEDESFLKTLRNKLLWGEDRRN, via the coding sequence ATGAAAGTTGGTGTTTACGGTCAGTATTATAAAGAAGATTCAGAAGAGTACATTCTCAAACTGCTTGAAGTTTTAAAGCGAAATGATGCAGAAGTGCATATCGAAGCAGGGTATCTCGACCAAATAAGGGAACCATTAGAAGTTAAAGAGGAATACGAAACCTTTGCCGTTTTCGAAGATTTAGATAATTCCTTCGATATTTTTTTTAGCGTTGGGGGCGATGGAACCATGCTACGCACCGTATTATTCGTGAGGGATTTGGACATTCCAATCCTCGGGATAAATGTGGGGAGATTGGGTTTCTTGGCGACCGTTCAAAAAGATAATTTAGAAAAATCGGTCGAAGAAGTTTTGGTAAATGGCTTTAAAGTGAAAGAAAGGGCTCTGCTGCAAATCACCAATACCACGGTAGAAAACCAAACCGAAGTAAATTTTGCTTTAAATGAAATAGCAGTAAGCAGAAAGAATACCACCTCGATGATTACCATAGCAACTTGGCTGGATGGGGAATATTTAACTTCTTATTGGGCAGATGGTCTTATTGTGGCCACACCCACAGGTTCTACAGGATATTCTTTAAGTTGCAATGGCCCTGTAATTGCCCCTAGCACAGATGCTTTTGTGTTAACACCCATAGCACCACACAATTTAAACGCCCGACCTTTGGTAATTCCTGATAAAACTAAAATAAAGCTAAAGGTTTCCGGGAGGGAAGATAGCTTTTTGGTTTCCTTAGACTCTAGAATTGCCACCTTAAAAAACGAAACAGATATTTTTATTGAACGAGCCCCATTTAATATAAAGTTAGTTGACCTGGAAGATGAAAGTTTTTTAAAAACACTGCGCAATAAACTATTATGGGGTGAAGATCGTCGTAATTAA
- a CDS encoding isoprenyl transferase: protein MNEELINKENLPKHIAIIMDGNGRWAKQQGKLRIFGHENGAKAVKEVVEGSAKVGVKNLTLYAFSTENWSRPKLEVETLMKLLVSSLKKELHTLLENDIRLHAIGMLETLPKKAQKELLEVIEKTKNNKRMTLTLALSYGAREELKNAVVQLCTKVKNNIISIDAIDESIINNHLYTQDLPDVDLLIRTSGEHRISNFLLWQIAYAELYFTETLWPDFTKEHLWEAIINYQNRERRFGKTSEQLN from the coding sequence ATGAATGAAGAGTTAATTAATAAGGAAAATCTACCGAAACATATAGCCATTATCATGGATGGTAATGGGAGATGGGCTAAACAACAAGGGAAACTTAGGATTTTTGGTCATGAGAATGGTGCAAAAGCCGTTAAAGAAGTTGTGGAAGGTAGTGCCAAAGTAGGTGTAAAAAATTTAACATTGTACGCCTTTTCTACTGAAAATTGGAGCCGTCCGAAATTGGAGGTGGAAACCTTAATGAAATTACTCGTGTCTTCGCTTAAAAAAGAACTTCACACTTTATTGGAAAACGACATACGTTTACATGCCATTGGAATGCTCGAAACGTTGCCTAAAAAAGCCCAAAAAGAACTTTTAGAGGTTATCGAGAAAACCAAAAACAATAAAAGAATGACCCTTACTTTGGCATTGAGTTATGGGGCCCGTGAAGAGTTGAAAAATGCTGTGGTACAGCTCTGTACTAAAGTTAAAAATAATATAATTTCTATTGATGCTATTGACGAATCAATAATTAATAATCATCTTTACACGCAAGATTTGCCAGATGTAGACCTGTTGATAAGAACCAGCGGAGAGCATAGAATAAGTAATTTCTTACTTTGGCAAATTGCTTACGCCGAGTTGTATTTCACGGAAACACTGTGGCCAGATTTTACCAAAGAACATTTATGGGAAGCAATAATAAACTATCAAAATAGAGAACGGAGATTTGGAAAGACGAGCGAACAACTTAACTAA
- a CDS encoding CBS domain-containing protein, with amino-acid sequence MNIHSYINNDILPLLPNYPVKMVRGMFSDCTNTHIPVVEDNHLLGNISEDDVQGFDPDKKVSDYLYALDLFFVYKNTNWLDVLEAFAKYNANVLPILDENKIYVGYYDLIDIMSLFKETPFLNEPGGILIVERGSSDYSFSEISQIVESNDGKLLGAFISESQDDVVEITMKIGGIGLNKIIQTFRRYSYNIVAGNEEDSYLEGLKKRSDYLDRFLKI; translated from the coding sequence ATGAATATACATTCTTACATAAATAACGATATCCTTCCATTATTGCCAAATTACCCGGTAAAAATGGTGCGAGGGATGTTTTCCGACTGTACTAACACGCATATTCCAGTAGTGGAAGACAATCATCTTTTGGGCAATATTTCTGAAGATGACGTGCAAGGGTTCGATCCCGATAAGAAAGTAAGTGATTACCTGTATGCGCTAGATCTCTTTTTTGTTTATAAAAACACAAACTGGCTGGATGTTTTGGAGGCTTTTGCAAAATACAATGCGAATGTACTGCCTATATTGGATGAAAATAAAATATATGTGGGGTATTACGATTTGATCGATATTATGAGTTTGTTCAAGGAAACGCCTTTTTTAAATGAGCCCGGCGGTATTTTAATTGTGGAAAGGGGAAGTTCGGACTATTCCTTTAGCGAAATCTCTCAAATTGTAGAAAGTAACGACGGTAAATTATTGGGTGCTTTTATTTCTGAAAGTCAAGATGATGTGGTAGAAATAACCATGAAGATTGGAGGTATTGGCCTTAATAAAATTATACAGACGTTTAGACGCTATAGTTATAATATAGTGGCCGGAAATGAAGAGGATTCTTATTTGGAAGGCTTAAAAAAACGGTCGGATTACCTAGATAGGTTCTTGAAAATATAG
- a CDS encoding DUF6089 family protein produces MNFRILTVAIMLITTMSSAQMFEVGAFVGGSNYIGDVGSSRYINPNGFAAGGVFKWNVSQRYAYRASFTFSTLHAADRDSNNSARQQRDYSFSNGVLEGSIGMEFNFIEFDLSDFSRSVTPYLYGGASVILHDELYYVTNNAQVSGEKTTFAIPMAIGVKGKIGTRFVLAAEVGARYTFTDNLDGSNPNTLLPNNDDLKFGNIFSDDWYVFSGLTLTYTFGKRPCYSCYD; encoded by the coding sequence ATGAATTTTAGAATCTTAACCGTTGCGATTATGTTAATTACCACAATGTCTTCTGCTCAAATGTTTGAGGTAGGAGCGTTTGTGGGAGGAAGTAATTATATAGGAGATGTAGGGTCTTCTAGGTATATTAACCCCAACGGTTTTGCCGCAGGTGGAGTTTTTAAATGGAATGTGAGTCAGCGTTATGCGTACAGGGCTTCTTTTACATTTTCCACACTTCATGCTGCCGATAGGGATTCTAATAATTCTGCCAGGCAACAACGCGATTATAGTTTTTCCAATGGAGTATTGGAAGGTTCTATCGGGATGGAATTCAATTTTATTGAATTTGATCTAAGTGACTTTTCAAGGTCTGTTACACCCTATTTATATGGGGGGGCATCGGTAATTTTACATGATGAATTATATTATGTTACCAATAATGCTCAAGTATCTGGAGAAAAAACTACATTTGCAATCCCTATGGCAATAGGTGTTAAGGGTAAAATAGGCACTCGTTTTGTTCTAGCAGCAGAAGTTGGTGCCCGCTATACCTTTACAGACAATTTAGACGGAAGCAATCCTAACACGCTTCTGCCTAACAATGATGATTTGAAGTTTGGAAATATCTTTAGCGACGACTGGTACGTTTTCTCGGGGCTTACGCTTACGTATACCTTTGGTAAAAGACCATGTTACAGCTGTTATGATTAA
- a CDS encoding pyridoxine 5'-phosphate synthase yields MTKLSVNINKIATLRNSRGGNVPNLLKTAKDIQEFGAEGITIHPRPDERHIRYQDARELPEVVYTEYNIEGNPIKSFMDLVLEVKPTQVTLVPDAVDAITSNAGWDTLKHKDFLVDVIAEFKANKIRTSIFVDPVAKMVEGAAKTGTDRIELYTEAYASEFEKGNKDGIKPYTEAALVANEVGLGINAGHDLNLENTAYFKQNIPNLLEVSIGHALIAESLYLGLENVVQMYLQKLK; encoded by the coding sequence ATGACGAAGCTAAGCGTTAACATCAATAAAATTGCCACCCTTAGAAACTCTAGAGGCGGTAATGTGCCCAATCTCCTTAAAACTGCTAAAGACATACAAGAATTTGGTGCTGAAGGCATCACTATTCACCCACGCCCCGATGAACGGCATATTCGCTACCAAGATGCTAGGGAGTTGCCAGAAGTTGTTTACACAGAATACAATATTGAAGGCAATCCTATAAAAAGCTTTATGGATCTTGTTCTGGAAGTAAAGCCTACGCAGGTAACATTGGTTCCAGACGCTGTAGATGCCATTACGTCTAATGCCGGCTGGGATACCCTAAAACACAAAGATTTCTTGGTAGATGTTATTGCTGAATTCAAAGCGAACAAAATTCGAACCTCCATATTTGTTGATCCGGTAGCTAAAATGGTGGAAGGAGCTGCCAAAACAGGTACAGACCGAATTGAATTGTACACGGAGGCTTATGCCAGTGAATTTGAAAAAGGAAACAAAGACGGAATTAAACCTTACACAGAAGCTGCCTTGGTAGCCAATGAAGTGGGACTGGGGATTAACGCGGGGCATGATCTTAATTTAGAAAACACTGCTTATTTTAAACAAAACATCCCTAACCTACTGGAAGTTTCCATAGGCCATGCGCTTATTGCCGAATCTCTTTATTTAGGCTTGGAGAACGTAGTGCAGATGTACCTTCAAAAATTAAAGTAA